From the Marinobacter alexandrii genome, one window contains:
- a CDS encoding DCC1-like thiol-disulfide oxidoreductase family protein, translating to MGTDHSIKKPIIFFDGVCNLCNSSIQFILKKDKKERFLFASLQSGYAKQNLPYYLLGDKNSLQSIILKDGDTIRKKSSAVLEISKSLSGLLPLLYIFIIVPIFLRDWVYDIVARNRYKWFGEKDQCMIPSPELRNRFID from the coding sequence GTGGGTACAGATCATTCGATAAAAAAGCCAATTATTTTTTTTGATGGAGTTTGCAATCTCTGCAACTCTTCTATCCAGTTTATCCTAAAAAAGGATAAAAAAGAAAGGTTTCTTTTTGCTTCATTGCAGTCAGGATATGCTAAGCAAAACTTGCCATATTATTTATTAGGAGATAAGAATTCCCTTCAAAGTATCATTCTCAAAGATGGAGATACAATCAGGAAAAAAAGCAGTGCTGTTCTTGAAATCTCTAAAAGTCTCTCAGGTCTATTACCATTACTCTATATTTTTATCATTGTCCCAATTTTTTTAAGAGATTGGGTCTACGATATAGTTGCTAGAAATAGATACAAATGGTTTGGAGAAAAGGATCAATGTATGATCCCGTCACCTGAGCTAAGAAATCGATTTATCGATTAA
- the fabD gene encoding ACP S-malonyltransferase: MSKAYVFPGQGAQFSGMGKELYVNHSKAKELIDSSNDILGFDIKSIMFSGSDDELKQTKVTQPAIFIHSVVAAITSDDFNPHMVAGHSLGEFSALVANGVLNFEDGLSLVSKRARAMQKACEMQASTMAAVLGLEDEVVEKICANADGVVVAANYNCPGQLVISGEIEAVNVACEKLKEAGAKRALILPVGGAFHSPLMEPAREELADAIQDTNFNDPKCPVYQNVDAKGYSDIESIKKNLVLQLTSPVRWTQCVQNMIADGATSFTECGPGKVLQGLVKKVDREMIVEGIS; the protein is encoded by the coding sequence ATGAGCAAAGCATACGTCTTTCCTGGTCAGGGCGCCCAATTCTCTGGGATGGGAAAAGAACTTTACGTTAACCACTCGAAAGCAAAAGAACTTATAGATTCATCTAATGATATTCTTGGTTTTGATATTAAAAGTATTATGTTTTCAGGTTCAGATGATGAACTAAAACAAACTAAGGTTACTCAACCTGCAATATTCATTCATAGCGTAGTTGCAGCAATTACTTCCGATGATTTTAACCCTCACATGGTGGCAGGACATTCACTGGGTGAGTTTTCGGCTTTAGTTGCAAATGGAGTTTTAAATTTTGAAGATGGTCTTTCATTGGTTTCAAAAAGAGCGCGGGCGATGCAGAAAGCATGTGAAATGCAAGCATCAACTATGGCAGCTGTTTTAGGCCTAGAGGATGAAGTAGTAGAAAAAATCTGCGCGAATGCTGATGGTGTTGTTGTAGCAGCAAACTATAATTGCCCGGGTCAATTAGTGATTAGTGGAGAAATTGAAGCGGTAAATGTAGCCTGTGAGAAATTAAAAGAGGCTGGTGCTAAGAGAGCATTGATATTGCCTGTAGGAGGAGCTTTTCATTCCCCATTGATGGAGCCAGCCAGAGAAGAACTAGCAGATGCAATACAGGACACAAACTTCAATGATCCAAAGTGTCCGGTTTATCAAAATGTAGATGCAAAAGGATATTCAGACATTGAATCAATCAAAAAAAATCTTGTTTTGCAATTGACTTCACCTGTTCGATGGACACAATGTGTGCAAAATATGATCGCTGATGGTGCCACCAGTTTCACGGAATGCGGTCCTGGCAAGGTGTTGCAGGGACTGGTTAAAAAGGTAGATAGAGAAATGATTGTGGAAGGTATTTCATGA